The Macaca nemestrina isolate mMacNem1 chromosome 15, mMacNem.hap1, whole genome shotgun sequence genome segment aaaatattcaacACTGTCCAACTGAACGACAGTGAGCCCTCTCCCGTGGAAGGGGGATATGTGGTTGTCTTCTTGGAGATCCCCAAACTTTTGCTTTGGAAGTGTAGActcttttactaatttttaaaaatgatcatacATGCATATGACACAAAAGCTAAGAGGAACAAAAGGGCAAACAGTAAAAAGTAAGTGTCACTAGGtgtggttgcatgtgcctgtagtcccagctgctggggagcatcacttgaacccaggagtttgaggccagcctgggcaatatagtgagaccccgtctcaaaaacaaaaaaaagagtctcCCCTTAAATCCTATTTCCAGATGTCCCAGGTTCCCTGCCCAGAAGCAACCACAATTTTCaagcaaacatgtttttaaaaaaaaaaaaaaagaaaaagaaagaagatcaaGGCATCTGCTCTGTATACTTTTGGTACTGTTTCTTAATCAAATTAGTCACaacttatatatgtataaattataaatgtatacatgtacatatgtcttTTTTAGGAAAAGAATTGGTGACAAAAGTCAGTAAAGCttttaagttacattttattCATAACGTCAGTATCcccatacatttattttattattattattattatttttgagacagagtttcactgttgttgcccaggctggagtgctatggtatgatctcagctcagtgcaacctgtgcctcctaggatcaagcaattctcctgcctcagcctcctgagtatctgggactacaggcacccactaccatgcctggctaatttttgtatttttagtagagatgggatttcaccatgttggccaggctggtctcgaactcctcacctcaggtgatccatccacctcaggtgatccatccacctcggtgtcccaaagtgctgggattacagacacaagccactgtgcctgggctggTATCCACATACATTTGGAAGAGAGCTGTTTGTGGATGAATGGAATAGTAAGCCACCAGCCTGGGCCTGCATAGGGGTAGTTCAAGCTGTGCTCCTGCTCAAAACACATGGCCACCCCCACCCAGGGCTCCAGGCCAGAGTGGaccttctgtctgtctgtctgtctgccacCCACACTGTAACAGCCCAGTGGGTTCATTTTGCCCTCTGCCCAGATAGAgttgatttatcaagacaggggaattgcaatcaagagtttaattcatgcagagccagatgaatgggagactggagttttattattactcaagtCAGTTTCTCCAAAGATTTGAGGAGtgggttttgctgttgttgttgttgttttttttttttttttttttttgagacggagtctcactctgtcacccaggctggagtgcagtggccggatctcagctcactgcaagctccgcctcccgggtttacgccattctcctgcctcagcctcccgagtagctgggactacaggcgcccaccacctcgcccggctagtttttttttttgtattttttagtagagatggggtttcactgggttagccaggatggtctcgatctgctgacctcgtgatccgcccgtcttggcctcccaaagtgctgggattacaggcttgagccaccgcgcccggcctgtttttttttttttgagacaaagtctcactctgtcgcccaggctggagtgcagtggcgtgatctcagctcactgcaacctccgcttcccaggttcaagcaattctcctgccacagcctctggagtagctgggactacaggcgcccaccaccacaaccagctaacttttgtatttttagtagagacggggttttaccatattggccaggctggttttgaactcctgaccctgtgatccgctcacctgggcctcccagaatgctgggattacaggtatgagacaccacgcctggccaggacgggttttttttaaaggataatttggtggTAGGGGTCCAGGGAGTGAGGAGTACTGATCGCTGgggttggagatgaaatcataggaagTCGAAGTCACCGTCTTGCACTGAGCCGGTGTCTGGGTAGaggccacaagaccagatgagccagttgATCAGTCTGGGTGGCGACAGCTGAACCACTGAGtgcagggtctgaaaaatacctCAAGCACTCGTGTTAGGTTTTCCAATAGTGATGTTATGTCGAGGAGTAAGTGGGGAGGTTTAGAATCTTGTGGCCTCTGGTTGAATAACACCTaaattataatttctaatattatggctaattttttagtccTGTAAAGGCAGTCTGGTCCCTAGGCAAGAAGGGGGTTTGTTTCGGGAAGGGGCTGttgtcatctttgtttcaaagttaaactataaactaagttcctcccaaagttagttgaGCCTATGCccagaagaaagaacaagaacagcttggaggttagaagcaagatgaagCCGGCTAGGTCAGACCCCTTTCACTGCCATAATTTCCCCACTGTTAGAATTTCTGCAAAGGTGGTTTTGACATTATACCTCGATTCCCAGGGCTCTGCCTCCTGCACACATTTTAGTACCCAGATTACCTCGATGTCTTTAGCCTCACTGGTGAACCTGTGCCGAGCTGGAAAATTAACAATTTGATGTCAGCTGTCCACAGTGATGAGGCTGCTGTGCTGTCCTGTGTTCTGTTTGAAGAACTGATGCGATGTGACAAAGATTCCATGCCAGACGGCTGGCTGTCAGAGGAGGAAAGACTGTTTCTCTCGTATTTTCCTTTGCACAAATTTGAGCTAGAACAGAACATCAAAGAACTTAACATCCTTGCGGACCAAGCTGACACCACTCACAAGTTGCTGACCAAGACCAGCCCGGTGGCCAGCTATTCCGGGACTGTTTCTGGGGTCATGAGCATCCTGGGTTTGGCCCTAGCACCTGTGACAGCAGGAGGCAGTCTCGTGCTCTCAACAGCTGCGACAGGGTTGGGGGCAGCAGCTGCCATCACCAACATAGTAacaaatgttttagaaaatagGAGCGATTCAGCAGCAAGAGACAAAGCCAGCCGACTGGGGCCTCTGACGACATCACATGAGGCTTTTGGAGAAATAAATTGGTCTGAAATTGGGGCTGCTGGCTTTTGTGTTGACAAGTGTGTAAAAGCCATCAAGGGCATCAGGGACCTTCGTGCCTACCAGATGGCCAAAGCCAACTCTGGGTTCATGGCTATGGTCAAGAATTTTGTGGTCACAAGACACATCCCTTTCTGGAGGGCTAGAGGGGTGCAGAGAGCCTTTGAGGGCACAACTCTGGCCATGACCAATGGTGCCCGGGTGATGGGTGCTGCTGGGGCTGGCTTCTTACTTCTGAAAGACATGAGCAGCTTCCTGCAGAGCTGGAAGCACCTGGAGGATGGGGCAAGGACAGAGACAGCAGAGGAACTGAGGACACTTGCTAAGAAGCTGGAGCAGGACCTGGACTAGCTCACTGAGCGCCACCGGCACCTGCTGCAGAAGGCAAGCCGGACCTGTTCCAGCTGCCGGGGAAGGGCTGTTCGAGGATCCCGTGTGGTTAAACCAGAAGGTAGGAAGGCAGCAAATAACACAGATGTGGTCTTGCTCTTCTAAAAGCTtagcctgggggtgggggtgaggaatGCTAAACAAACGGACACATCAATGCATAACTACAGCTGTCCTTTCTTCAAAGAGAGGACTTGCCCCACACCCCTGACATTAACTAGCTGCCCTCAGTTCTTCCCAGGATTGCATTCTCTTCTCTCAAAGCCCTGACCATAAATAACCATAAATTCTTGAAATcccatatgtgtgtgtttgtgggggtGCTTCCTGTCTGCCTCTCCTGTGGTCTGCAGGCTCCAGCAGGGAAGGATAATTTGGTGAACAGGGGTCCGGGGAGTGAGGAGTGCTGGTTGCTCGGATTGGAGATGACATCATAGGAAGTCGAAGTCACCCTCTTGCACTGAGCCGGTTCCTGGGTAGAGGCgacaagaccagatgagccagtttatcagtCTGGGTGGCGACGGCTGGGCCATTGTGTCCCTCTTGTCCATACcagtatccccagcacctagcagtgcttggcatatagccAGTGTGCCAGAAATACGTGTTGAATGACATGAATGTGGCATTGCGTGATAAAAATGACACTTGCAATGAGTTGGGAAaggatttttatttgaaagatagTTTATAGTTCTAGACTTTCCTATGTAGAGAAATCACTTTCTTGGAAGCTGTGAGATGCAGAGACTCATGTTCCACAGGGTCTCGCTCACCTCTCCCCTGGCCTGTCATGGAGCACCAGCCTAGTCTGGGCCCTGGCGGGACACCGAGAATACCAAAGAGGACAGTCTCTGCCCCAAGGACACTTGGCCACCAGCCAGCCCCACCAGCACCAGGCCCCGGGAAGACACCGACAGCGAGAAGAGGTAAGTGGGATGCAAGCAAGCCAGGAGCTGTGGGAACCCCTGACAGTGAAGTAACCCCTCCTTGGGTGGGCGGGCCtcggagaagggaagggagggccTAACGGGAAGAGGGGCTGCTGCTAGCTTTCCATCCAGCCCCTGCCACGCCACCTGGTGCCTTTGCCAGTCATCTCACGGAGCTCTCTCTGTACTTCCTGCCAGATGGGCCATTCGCTCATTCATGAGGTTAATGCACAAATCTCAATTGGGCACAcctctgtgccaggcatcatGCCAGGCCTAGCAGTGAATAAGACAGAGAAGGGCTAGGTGTGCAAAGTGAAGAATGACCTCGCCCCGCCCTGTAATTTCTGGGAGCTCAAGTGAACCCACTCTGGGATCCCTAAGAGGCTGCAGAAGTAAGTAaactatttcctttcttttttttttttaccctagtCGGTCACCCTGTCACCATTGAACCTTCATTTAACAGAGGCAAAATGCAAGTCTTTGATGAAGAATAAGGGTACAGCTTCTAGTGGCAATGATAAAACCAGCAGCAATGATAATAGAAGACAAACCTGCAATGGTTTGTGGTCACCCTTGGGGACTCCAGAAATACCTGGGGTGGAAGACACATTTGCAAGAGACCAGGTTTTTTGTGGGTacagatggagttggaggccGAGAAGACCTACATGTTCATGTTAATTAAAACTGGAGCTGGAACACATTCCAAACTCACGTATTTTCCAAATTGTATGTAACTACATAGTACcttcataatgaaaatgaaaaactttttaaactatcacctgcccctcctccccctcttccctcctGTCATCTGTCATGACTCTGCAGTCAGCACCTTTGCGTGGAGACTGTTGCTCAAGCTAAGATCCATTCTCCATTCCCAGGGTCTTGCAATGACAAGTTAATGATTTGAGAAAAGCTGTTATTGGGAGAAAATCATCCCTTTActgtagcataatttataatcatgaaaaatGTGAAGCCATTAAAATGTTCCAATGCTAGGGAACTGGTTACATACAAAATATTCATCCACTTGATAAAACACTAGGTAGCTGTCAGAAATGATGCTCCTTCAATGACTGGGTTCACGGGGAAAGTGCTACTTGTATTATTCAGTGGAAAAGAGCAGGGACTTTCTTACCTTTTACCTAAGGAAAGCACATCTCTCAAACTTGTGCATAGGAAAACAAAACCCTTCAAAGGAGTACAGCAAGGTCACAGTGTGGCTGTTCAGGGGTAAATTTGGTGATGTGTTCCcctcttctttctgcctttctgtgtTTTTCAAGTTTTCAGTTATGCACATTACTGTTTTATAAAATAGAAGGAatatagataataaatatttacagcaaatctaaaataaaatgtttaaacacaGGACAAACtcgaccaggcgcagtggctcacatctgtaatctcagcactttgggaggccgaggcaggcagatcactagatcaggagtccgagaccagcctggccaacacggtgaaaccccatctcttttaaaaatacaaaaaattatctgggtggggtggcacgcacctgtagtcccagctacttgggaggctgaggctggagaatcgcttgaaccctggaggtagaggttgcagtgaactgagatcatgccattgcactccagcatgggcaacaagaatgaaattctgtctcttAATAGAGTTTATGACGGAGTTCCTGATGGGTTAAAACGTGGTGGAACTAGATCATATGCATTCCTTCTCACACAGTACAAACGTGGTaacatgataaaatatttttcaaaaaagtaaaatcttaGCCCACATGCTTATCTACTGAAAAATCAGTGTACTTCATGGTGCTAACACAATATATAAGACAAGGGAGCCCTCAAGTGTGAAAGGTGAAAGGTTGGGGGTAGGATCAGTGCCGCCCTCAGGAGAGGCCTGGCGCTGGGCAGTCTtccctgtccctgcccctcccGCCCCCAAGGAGCTCACTGCCCCACTTTCCACCTGACCTGTTTCTCCGCCGGCAGACCAGTTCTCTCTGCACTACTCCTCAGCTTACCTGTGGATCCAGGCACAGAAACCATTCCACCTGTGTGAAACTGCAAGACCCACGGATCCAGGCTCAGAAAACATTCCACCTGTGTGAAACTGTGCAAGACCTGTGGATCCAGGCTCAGAAAACATTCCACCTGTGTGAAACTGTGCAAGACCCGTGGATCCAGGCTCAGAAAACATTCCACCTGTGTGAAACTGTGCAAGACCCGTGGATCCAGGCTCAGAAAACATTCCACCTGTGTGAAACTGTGCAAGACCCGTGGATCCAGGCTCAGAAAACATTCCACCTGTGTGAAACTGTGCAAGACCCGTGGATCCAGGCTTAGAAAACATTCCACCTGTGTGAAACTGTGCAAGACCCGTGGATCCAGGCTCAGAAAACATTCCACCTGTGTGAAACTGTGCAAGGCTCCTCCTGCCACTGTTTTGACTTTCTCACAAAATGGGGATGAGAATGAGGAGTTCTTATGAAGAACTCAGTTTCATTTTGAAGTGAAAATTCAATGAGATCTCATATGCGAAGGCACCTAAGGCCACCCCCGGTACCTGACAGACGTTCAGCCAATGCCGTGCTTCCAGAAAGCACGACAGGAGACTGGGGAAGCATTTACTGACTGCTCTGGATGAAGAGAACCCTGGCAGGGACCCCGAGCTAGCACAGAAGACCCCAACTTTGGAGAACTTAGCATTCTGCTGGAAAAACCATTTTATGCTCCTGTTTATTCTATCAGGCAAACACTTTCAAACACCAGCAAGGCAACATTTGGAAAAAGGGAGGCTCCTCAGCCCCGACTCCTGCCAATAACTGGCTGTATGCTCTTGTGTTTAGCCTCTCTGGACCTTTTGCTCCTATTGATCAAATAGAGGCTTGAACTATTTGAACGTCAAGGCTTGTGCCCGACTCTACAATTCCACAACCTTGACTGTACGAACAGATGAAGAGAATAAGACGGGGGGAAGGAGTGGAAGGGCCTCCACTCAGTGAAGAAAGGCTCATGGAGCCCCCATGACCACTGGGTGCCAGGGTCTGTAGGGGGCCTAGGGACACGGCCCCAGGAGAGCTGCCTGGGTTCTTGCTGGGGTTTGAGGCCTTGCTCtatgacctctctgtgcctcagtttcctgaggaCACAAGAAGCAAATAATTCAGCAGGGAAGATAGGACCTGACCAATTAGAACTGGGAGGTCAAGGGGATGTTGGAACTTAAGGCTCAGAACCCATGTCATTGTCCTGTCTTTGGAGCCTGGGATGGTTGTCCAGAGTGCTTGGCTCATCCCTGTGGATCACacgattaataataataataaaacatgtaTTGAGTGAATACTATGTGCCATgtatttctaagcattttacgtatatgaattttcttttcttttctttttttttttttgagacagagtttcattcttgttgcccaggctggagtgcagtggcatgttcctggctcactgtaacctttgcctctcgggttcaagtgattctcctgactcagcttcctgagtagctgggattacaggtgcccgccaccacgcccggctagtttttttttttatttgtatttttagtagagacaggatttcaccatgttggccaggctggtcttgaactcctgacgtcaggtgatccacccgccttggcctcccaaagtgctgggattacaggcatgagccaccgcacccagcccctatATGAACTTTTAAAATCCTTACTCTCAAGTACAGACTAATACTAtctccatttgacagatggaAACGCTGAGGCACACTAAGCAACTCCTGCAAGGGCACACGTTCAGGAAGTGGCAGAGCCGGATTTCAAGTTTAGACGGCTGGGATCTGGAGCCCATGCTTTACATCCTAAAAGAATAAGGCTTTCTTAGAGCAGAGGAGcaggtggcacctgcctgtgatcccagctacttgggaggctgaggcaggagaatctcttgaacccgggaggcagaggttacagtgagccgagatcgtgccactgcactccagcctggcgacagagtgagactccatctcaaaaaacaaaacaaaacaaaacaaaacaaacccacacGAAGGCTCTGCTCAGATCAATCCTAGTCCTGACTCCCACAGCTGGCCTGGCAGGTCCCACAGACACTGAGGGATGCATGGCAGCTCCAGGGCTCTGGCACTGGAGACAGAGCTGAATACAAAAGAGGCCTGGCCTCAAATAATTCCAAATAACGCAGCACGAAGCCAAGTATGGCAAGAATAAAGTCATGCTGCAGAGAGCTCAGAGGCAAGTGAGATTAAGGGGGCTGGAGTATGTCGGAAATGTTCAGAGAAATGGGCTTGAGGCAAAATGAGGTGGAAGGACAGGCTgtgtgggagaaagaaaaaggggatttctggccaggcatggtggctcacgcctataatcccagtgctttgggaggctgaggcgggcagatcacctgaggttaggagtttgagatcagcttggccaacatggtgaaatcccatctctattaaaaatacaaaaactagccaggcgtgatagcaggcacctataatccatgctattcgggaggctgaggcaggaaatcaattgaacctggggggtggaggttgcagtgaaccaagatcgcgccacccgcactccggcctgggtgacagagtgagagtccctctcaaaaaaaaagagcggGGGGgctgggctggaatgcaatggctggTGGCTGGGCCAGGGCATGTACTCCTACCTGGAGCCAGATCCGGGTGTAGGTCTCTGCCCTTGCAGACCCTGGTCACGTCCTAGTTCCTTGTGGTGAACAGACAAGGACGGCCCCCCTTGTGGGACTTACAATCTGGTGGGGATGGTCTTTGAGGTCCCTTTCAGTTTGGGCTCCTGGTTATTGATTCTAAGCTTGAAAGACGGTCTGAGACCAGGACCGGGAGGTGCCGTCAATGCCGGGCTGAGGAGTTTAGAATTTTGCCCACAGACAGCAGAAGCCGTCCATGGAGATGGAGCAGGAGCTCATCTGAGAACAAAGGTGTTCAGGAAGAGTGATCTGGCTGAGAGGGACAGAACCACGATCCTTGAATATTTCCATTGACTCCGTCATACCCTGGCTGCCTCTTCCCTGCATTTAAATCAATAGGCTTTAACGTGAATTATGTTTTAGAGTAAATTGAGTGGAAAGCACAGAGCGCTCCCCCACACCCTCTCCCCTCACCCTAGACCATCATCATCCAGACCGTGTGGTAACATTTGTCACCACCGATGAACCTTCGTAGAGACATCAGTCCcagcctttttaaaaacaagcttTTCAGCCCGgtacggtggctcccgcctgtaatcccagcactttgggaggccaaggtgggtggatcacttgaggtcaggagtttgagaccagcctgatcaacatggtgaaactttgtctccagtaaaaaaaaaaaaaaaaaaaaaaaaaaaatacaatattagtcaggcatggtggcgcacacctgtaatcccagctacttgggaggctgaggcaggagaatcatttgaacccaggaggcggaggtggcagtgagccaagatcacaacttacacttcagcctgggcaataagagcgaaactctgtctccaaaaaaaaaaaaaaaaaagaacttttctgTTCTCTGTCTCTCGGCACGCTTTGAGAAGACGGCAGGATCCAAAATCCTGTAGTGGCAGATTCCAACCAGCGTGCACATTAGGATCATCTTTGGCCTCTTCACAAAATCCAGATGCTCAGACCCCACTTGGACCCAATGAGTTGGAACCTGCGGGTCTGCAGCCTGGGCGTGTAAATGGGGCTCTGATTTGCTCCTTTGGTTGAGAACCTCCGATATTCGGCCTAGAACTGGGTCAGGCAGTCTCCAACATGGAGGCATCGTTT includes the following:
- the LOC105464555 gene encoding LOW QUALITY PROTEIN: apolipoprotein L5 (The sequence of the model RefSeq protein was modified relative to this genomic sequence to represent the inferred CDS: inserted 1 base in 1 codon; substituted 1 base at 1 genomic stop codon); the encoded protein is MTKLGVFMECMDNSRRNVPNLRPSPGLGEGCEETWLPKVIYGGEVWGKSPEPEFSSLVNLCXSWKINNLMSAVHSDEAAVLSCVLFEELMRCDKDSMPDGWLSEEERLFLSYFPLHKFELEQNIKELNILADQADTTHKLLTKTSPVASYSGTVSGVMSILGLALAPVTAGGSLVLSTAATGLGAAAAITNIVTNVLENRSDSAARDKASRLGPLTTSHEAFGEINWSEIGAAGFCVDKCVKAIKGIRDLRAYQMAKANSGFMAMVKNFVVTRHIPFWRARGVQRAFEGTTLAMTNGARVMGAAGAGFLLLKDMSSFLQSWKHLEDGARTETAEELRTLAKKLEQDLDXLTERHRHLLQKASRTCSSCRGRAVRGSRVVKPEGSRSPLPWPVMEHQPSLGPGGTPRIPKRTVSAPRTLGHQPAPPAPGPGKTPTARRAYLWIQAQKPFHLCETARPTDPGSENIPPV